From Coturnix japonica isolate 7356 chromosome 3, Coturnix japonica 2.1, whole genome shotgun sequence, the proteins below share one genomic window:
- the CCDC28A gene encoding LOW QUALITY PROTEIN: coiled-coil domain-containing protein 28A (The sequence of the model RefSeq protein was modified relative to this genomic sequence to represent the inferred CDS: inserted 1 base in 1 codon) — translation MEERKIKRRSPKSSTAHPAQVANSKKSSVPLSKSTAFSNPAPQPPVQKPKLKRVIKEKAKPPGGEAKGAQAAPIQHSFLTDVSDVQEMERGLLSLLNDFHSGKLQAFGNECSIEQMEHVRSMQEKLARLNLELYGELEELPEDKXKLASDSNLDRLLSDLEELNSSIQKLHLADAQDIPNSTTG, via the exons atggaagaaaggaaaatcaagagGAGAAGCCCCAAGTCATCCACCGCCCACCCCGCTCAGGTGGCCAACTCCAAGAAGAGCTCCGTGCCGCTCAGCAAAAGCACCGCCTTCTCCAAccccgccccgcagccgcccGTTCAGAAACCAAAGCTCAAACG agtAATCAAAGAGAAAGCCAAACCTCCAGGAGGAGAAGCAAAAGGGGCGCAGGCAGCACCAATCCAGCATTCATTCCTCACCGATGTGTCAGATGTCCAGGAAATGGAAAGGGGACTTCTCAGCCTCCTCAATGACTTCCACTCTGGCAAACTTCAAGCGTTCG GAAATGAATGTTCCATAGAGCAAATGGAGCACGTGCGGAGCATGCAGGAGAAACTTGCCCGCCTCAATCTGGAGCTCTATGGGGAGCTGGAAGAACTCCCTGAAGATA AGAAACTGGCCAGTGACTCCAATCTGGATAGGCTGCTGTCAGAT CTGGAAGAACTGAATTCATCTAT CCAAAAACTACATTTAGCAGATGCTCAAGATATTCCAAATAGCACCACGGGctga